A genomic segment from Amycolatopsis camponoti encodes:
- a CDS encoding alpha/beta fold hydrolase: protein MDDAARRLRRRLLAALGSTRVEANGRSWDPGLPPGRLLTLPGKGELFVREHRPPGTTGPPVLLLHGWSWSLDVNYFGVMPELAAAGIPFVGHDQRGHGRGLASGRPFEIEDVAEDAAALLDFLGIEKVIACGYSLGGPVGLHLALARPDLVAGLVLAATALSYRQSLRDRTVWRLIAAGAPLARLGFGRSISPRYFGLSRRTSPDLAARWSWFHTELTRAPVTGVFTMGRAVGRYDLRDRVAALRRTPAAVVLTTQDTVCAPRSQRQLADQLGARVLELPDDHDVPIVRPAAFATAVLTGIADVRARAGR from the coding sequence ATGGACGATGCTGCCCGCCGGCTGCGACGACGTCTGCTCGCCGCCCTCGGTTCGACCCGCGTCGAGGCGAACGGCCGGTCCTGGGATCCGGGACTGCCGCCCGGGCGCCTGCTCACCCTGCCGGGCAAGGGCGAGCTCTTCGTCCGTGAGCACCGGCCGCCGGGCACCACCGGGCCACCGGTTCTCCTGCTGCACGGCTGGTCCTGGTCGCTGGACGTCAACTACTTCGGCGTGATGCCCGAGCTGGCGGCCGCGGGGATCCCGTTCGTGGGCCACGACCAGCGGGGACACGGGAGGGGTCTGGCGAGCGGGCGCCCGTTCGAGATCGAGGACGTCGCCGAGGACGCCGCGGCGCTGCTCGACTTCCTCGGCATCGAAAAGGTCATCGCGTGCGGCTACTCCCTGGGTGGCCCGGTGGGGCTGCACCTGGCCTTGGCCCGGCCGGACCTGGTCGCCGGGCTGGTGCTGGCCGCGACGGCCTTGAGCTACCGGCAGAGCTTGCGCGACCGGACCGTGTGGCGCCTGATCGCCGCCGGTGCCCCGCTCGCCCGGCTGGGGTTCGGCCGGTCGATTTCCCCGCGCTACTTCGGTCTGAGCAGACGGACGTCGCCGGATCTCGCCGCTCGGTGGTCGTGGTTCCACACCGAGCTGACCCGCGCGCCGGTCACCGGCGTGTTCACGATGGGACGCGCGGTCGGCCGTTACGACCTGCGCGATCGAGTGGCCGCGTTGCGCCGGACACCCGCGGCCGTCGTCCTGACGACCCAGGACACCGTCTGCGCCCCTCGTTCGCAACGGCAGCTCGCCGACCAGCTCGGGGCCCGGGTTCTGGAGCTGCCGGACGACCACGACGTCCCGATCGTGCGCCCCGCGGCGTTCGCCACCGCCGTCCTGACCGGGATCGCCGACGTCCGCGCACGAGCCGGGCGGTGA
- a CDS encoding DUF6480 family protein has protein sequence MTAPGPEPEDAPGLEPGGSVAPGDTPPDAGQTSGLSHPQPIPSRAPAVVALIVVAVLVLGTAAFFVLRAIDLL, from the coding sequence GTGACCGCGCCCGGGCCGGAGCCCGAGGACGCTCCCGGTCTCGAACCCGGCGGCTCGGTCGCCCCGGGTGACACCCCTCCCGATGCCGGCCAGACCTCGGGCTTGTCCCACCCCCAGCCGATTCCCTCGCGGGCCCCGGCCGTCGTCGCGCTGATCGTGGTCGCCGTACTCGTGCTCGGAACGGCGGCGTTCTTCGTACTCCGCGCGATCGACCTGCTCTGA
- a CDS encoding hydroxysqualene dehydroxylase, with amino-acid sequence MTPVRDRRAELHPASPGLPDAGALGRRPRAAVVGGGIAGLTAATGLAERGVEVTVFERERYLGGRAGGWAERLPDGTGVTMSRGFHAFFRQYYNLRALLARTDPGLRRLTPVPDYPLVDALGRTDTFAGLPRTPPLNALAFALRSPTFRARDLLRLDGRRALPLAGVGVPRVYEQLDHVDAATFLSAINFPVAARHLAFEVFSRSFFADPAELSAAELATMFHLYFLGSAEGLLFDVPAEPFPRALWDPLGEYLTSRRADLRTGVSVTAVEPRPGGFLVDGELFDAVVLACDVPGLRRVVAGSPGLGTEDWRARVARLRTAPPFVVRRLWLDRPVDATRAAFLGTGGLRPLDNISVLDRYEGEARRWARRHHGSVVELHAYAAGDDPGRVAHDLDKLLHRLYPETADARVVGASTLVREDCPLFPVGGFAHRPTVETPQPGLLLAGDAIRVDLPVALMERAATTGWTAANTLLRRWGLAGHPLRSVPNHGRIALLDRLAARTGGFPAAAGR; translated from the coding sequence GCGCCGAGCTCCACCCCGCGTCCCCGGGGCTCCCGGACGCCGGGGCGCTCGGCCGCCGTCCGCGTGCCGCCGTGGTCGGGGGCGGCATCGCCGGGCTGACCGCCGCGACCGGCCTCGCCGAGCGCGGCGTCGAGGTCACGGTGTTCGAGCGCGAGCGGTACCTCGGCGGGCGGGCCGGCGGCTGGGCCGAGCGCCTGCCGGACGGCACCGGGGTCACGATGAGCCGCGGCTTCCACGCGTTCTTCCGCCAGTACTACAACCTCCGCGCACTGCTCGCCCGCACCGACCCCGGGCTGCGGCGGCTCACGCCGGTGCCGGACTACCCGCTGGTCGACGCGCTCGGCCGCACGGACACCTTCGCCGGGCTGCCGCGCACCCCGCCGCTGAACGCGCTGGCGTTCGCCTTGCGCAGCCCCACGTTCCGGGCTCGCGACCTGCTGCGCCTCGACGGCCGACGCGCGCTGCCCCTGGCCGGCGTCGGCGTGCCCCGGGTCTACGAGCAGCTCGACCACGTCGACGCGGCGACGTTCCTGAGCGCGATCAACTTCCCCGTCGCGGCCCGGCACCTGGCGTTCGAGGTGTTCTCCCGCAGCTTCTTCGCCGACCCGGCCGAGCTGTCGGCCGCCGAGCTGGCGACGATGTTCCACCTGTACTTCCTCGGTTCCGCCGAAGGCCTGCTCTTCGACGTGCCGGCCGAGCCCTTCCCGCGGGCACTCTGGGACCCGCTGGGCGAGTACCTCACCTCGCGGCGCGCCGACCTCCGCACCGGGGTGTCCGTCACGGCCGTCGAGCCGCGCCCCGGCGGGTTCCTCGTCGACGGCGAGCTCTTCGACGCCGTCGTCCTCGCCTGCGACGTGCCGGGACTGCGGCGCGTCGTGGCCGGGTCGCCGGGGCTGGGCACCGAGGACTGGCGCGCGAGGGTGGCCCGGCTGCGCACAGCTCCCCCCTTCGTGGTGCGCCGGCTGTGGCTCGACCGGCCCGTCGACGCGACCCGGGCCGCGTTCCTCGGCACCGGCGGTCTCCGGCCGCTGGACAACATCAGCGTCCTGGACCGGTACGAAGGGGAAGCGCGCCGATGGGCCCGCCGGCACCACGGCTCGGTCGTCGAACTGCACGCCTACGCCGCCGGCGACGACCCCGGCCGGGTCGCCCACGACCTGGACAAGCTCCTGCACCGGCTCTACCCCGAGACCGCCGACGCCCGTGTGGTCGGCGCGAGCACCCTGGTCCGCGAGGACTGCCCGCTGTTCCCGGTCGGCGGCTTCGCCCACCGGCCCACGGTCGAGACACCTCAGCCCGGCCTGCTCCTCGCCGGTGACGCGATCCGCGTCGACCTGCCGGTCGCCCTGATGGAACGCGCGGCGACCACCGGCTGGACCGCCGCGAACACCCTCCTGCGCCGGTGGGGTCTGGCCGGTCACCCGCTGCGCTCGGTGCCCAACCACGGCCGGATCGCGCTGCTCGACCGGCTGGCCGCCCGAACGGGCGGTTTTCCGGCCGCGGCCGGAAGGTGA